A genomic region of Gossypium hirsutum isolate 1008001.06 chromosome D01, Gossypium_hirsutum_v2.1, whole genome shotgun sequence contains the following coding sequences:
- the LOC121213740 gene encoding photosystem II 10 kDa polypeptide, chloroplastic has protein sequence MAASVMASSSSVRLKPNFNVDKSGGSRGVPSLARVPSSFKVEAGSGKKKIKTDSPYGINGGLNLKDGVDASGRRAKGKGVYQFVDKYGANVDGYSPIYDPNDWSPSGDVYTGGTTGLAIWAVTLAGILAGGALLVYNTSALAQ, from the exons atggctGCCTCAGTTATGGCTTCGTCTTCTTCAGTAAGGCTTAAACCTAATTTCAATGTCGATAAATCAGGTGGTAGCAGAGGCGTCCCTTCCCTTGCTAGGGTTCCGTCTTCTTTCAAGGTTGAAGCTGGTAGTGGCAAGAAGAAGATCAAGACCGATAGCCCTTACG GAATTAATGGTGGCTTGAACTTAAAGGATGGTGTTGATGCTTCTGGAAGAAGGGCTAAG GGAAAGGGTGTCTATCAATTTGTTGACAAATATGGTGCTAATGTCGATGGGTACAG CCCCATATACGACCCCAACGACTGGTCTCCCAGCGGTGATGTTTATACCGGTG GGACTACTGGATTGGCAATATGGGCAGTTACCCTAGCCGGAATTCTTGCCGGAGGAGCTCTTTTGGTTTACAACACAAGTGCTTTGGCACAGTAG